Proteins encoded by one window of Streptomyces sp. LX-29:
- a CDS encoding DUF4190 domain-containing protein, translating into MDHATLTTHTGRSSHTAPSSHTAHPPHPTGSAPSRSAPTRGSDPRADADGMAVASFVLGLIGLLLFNLVFGPCAIVLAGLALARGTGRRGRALLGLTLGVADLVVLAVLVTVNDAVFWHFGG; encoded by the coding sequence ATGGACCACGCCACGCTGACCACGCACACCGGACGTTCCTCGCACACGGCACCTTCCTCGCACACGGCACACCCCCCGCACCCGACGGGCTCCGCGCCCAGCCGCTCGGCGCCGACCCGCGGTTCCGACCCCCGCGCGGACGCCGACGGGATGGCGGTGGCCTCGTTCGTCCTGGGCCTGATCGGGCTGCTGTTGTTCAATCTGGTCTTCGGCCCATGCGCGATCGTCCTGGCCGGCCTGGCGCTCGCCCGGGGCACCGGGCGCCGCGGCCGGGCACTGCTCGGGCTGACCCTGGGCGTCGCCGACCTGGTCGTTCTGGCGGTGCTCGTGACCGTGAACGACGCGGTGTTCTGGCACTTCGGAGGCTGA